The Gemmobacter aquarius genome contains the following window.
TACGGCAATGAATACATCAGCGCCAAATGGCGGCTGTTCTTTGCAGGGCCAAGCCAATGGGACGGCGGGACGGGGTTCTTGCCGATGGATGGCTCGCCCGTGAAATTCAGTGAAGCTGGAGAGCCCGGTTTCGCCTCGACACAGCCGATTTTTGATTGCGACGCGGTGATGTCGTCGCTGCCCGCGGCGGTCTCACCCGCGCGTTATGCACTTACCACAGGAGGCCAACAGCCATGACACTCTATGATGACGCCTGGGTAAAGGCCGAAGAGGCAAAGCGGGCTTGGCTGGATGCGAACGGGCTGTACAAGGCCGATGACGAACATTCGTCCTGCGGCGTGGGTCTGGTGGTGTCGATTTCCGGCAAGCCGACGCGCAAGGTCGTGGAGAACGGGATCAACGCGCTGAAAGCCATCTGGCACCGTGGCGCGGTCGATGCCGACGGCAAGACCGGCGACGGCGCCGGTATCCATGTGCAGATTCCGGTCAAGTTCTTCCACGATCAGGTGCGCCGCACGGGGCATGAACCCGACATGGGCAAGCTGATTGCCGTGGGGCAGGTATTCTTGCCGCGCACCGATTTCGGCGCGCAGGAACGCTGCCGGACCATCGTCGAGGCCGAAGTGCTGCGGATGGGGCATTACATCTATGGCTGGCGGCACGTTCCGGTGAACACCGAAGTGCTGGGTGACAAAGCCAACGCCACGAGACCAGAAATCGAGCAGATTCTGATTCGCTGCGACAAGAATATCGACGACGAGCAGTTCGAGCGCGAACTGTACATCATCCGCCGCCGGATCGAAAAGGCGGCGATTGCGGCGCAGATTCAGGGGCTGTACCTGTGTTCGCTGTCGTGCCGGTCGATCATCTACAAGGGAATGATGCTGGCCGAACAGGTGGCGGTATTCTACCCTGACCTGATGGACGAGCGGTTCGAATCGTCCTTTGCCATTTATCACCAGCGTTACAGCACCAACACCTTCCCGCAGTGGTGGCTGGCGCAGCCGTTTCGCATGCTGGCCCACAACGGTGAGATCAACACTCTGAAGGGCAACGTGAACTGGATGCGGAGCCACGAGATCCGCATGGCCAGCAGCGCTTTCGGCGAGGCGGCCGAGGATATCAAGCCGATCATCCCGTCGGGTACTTCGGATTCCGGCGCACTTGATGCAGTGTTCGAGGTTCTGGTGCGGTCGGGCCGGTCTGCGCCGATGGCCAAGACCATGCTGGTGCCCGAAGCGTGGTCGAAGGCCACGACCGACATGCCCAAGGCATGGGCCGATATGTACGCCTATTGCAACGCCGTGATGGAGCCGTGGGACGGGCCTGCTGCCTTGGCGATGACCGATGGCCGCTGGGTGTGTGGCGGGCTGGACCGCAACGGTCTGCGGCCGATGCGCTACGTCATCACCGGCGACGGGCTGCTGATCGCGGGTTCGGAAGCGGGCATGGTGCCGGTCGATGAAACCACGATCCGCGAAAAGGGCGCGCTTGGGCCGGGGCAGATGATCGCGGTCGATATGCGCGATGGCAAGCTTTACCACGATGCCGAAATGAAGGACCGTCTGGCCGCGGCCAACCCCTATGGCGAGTGGATCGAGAAGGTCGTCGAACTGAACGCGCTGCTCCGCGATGTGCCGGAAGCGGCGGTTTTCAGCGGGGCCGACCTTCGCAAGCGCCAGATCGCGGCGGGTTACACCGTCGAGGAACTGGAGCAGGTGCTGGCCCCGATGGCCGAGGACGGCAAAGAAATGATCGCGTCGATGGGTGACGATACGCCTGCGGCAGTGCTGTCATCGGTCTACCGCCCGCTGTCACACTTCTTCCGGCAGAATTTCAGCCAAGTGACCAACCCACCCATCGACTCGCTGCGCGAGGGTCGGGTCATGAGCCTCAAGACGCGGTTCGGGAATTTGCGGAACGTGCTGGACGAAAACTCCAGTCAGACAGAAATTCTGGTTCTGGAAAGCCCGTTCATCGCCAACAGCGAATTCGATGTTCTGGTGAAGCGCTTCGGCGATCAGGTCGCGTTCATCGATTGCACCTTCCCCGTGGGGTCGAGCCTTGACGATCTGCGGCAGGGGCTAGAGCGCATCCGCGCCGAGGCGGAAGACGCGGTGCGGTCGGGCGCGGGGCAATTGATCCTGACAGATGAACACCAAGGGCCGCAAAAGGTGGGGATGCCGATGATCCTTGCCACAAGTGCCGTGCATAGTTGGCTAACGAGCAAGGGGCTGCGGACGTTCTGTTCGGTCAACGTGCGGTCTGCGGAATGCATCGATCCGCATTACTTTGCGGTGCTGATCGGCTGTGGCGCGACGACGGTGAACGCGTATCTGGCACAGGATTCGATTGCAGACCGCATTTCGCGCGGCTTGATCGAAGGGTCGCTGACAGATGCGATGCGGCGCTACCGCGATGCCATCGATGCGGGTCTGCTCAAGATCATGTCAAAGATGGGAATCTCGGTCGTCTCGTCCTATCGGGGCGGGCTGAATTTCGAAGCCGTGGGCCTGTCCCGCGCGATGGTGGCCGAATATTTCCCGGGGATGCACAGCCGCATCTCGGGAATCGGCTTGCACGGGATCGAACAGAAGGTCGAAGAGGTTCATGCCAAGGGCTGGCTGGGCGGCGCGGATGTGTTGCCGATTGGCGGCTTCTACAAGGCCCGTCGCTCGGGTGAAAAGCACGCATGGGAAGCACAGACGATGCACATGTTGCAGGCCGCCTGTGACCGCGCATCCTATGACCTGTGGAAGCAGTTTTCGGCTGCGATGCGGGCGAATCCGCCGATACACCTGCGTGACCTTCTGGATATCAAGTCTCTGGGCAAGCCTGTTCCGATCGAAGAAGTGGAATCGATCACTTCGATCCGCAAGCGCTTCGTTACGCCGGGGATGAGCCTCGGGGCGCTATCGCCCGAGGCGCACAAGACGCTGAACGTGGCGATGAACCGCATCGGGGCCAAGTCGGACAGCGGCGAGGGTGGCGAAGACCCTGCACACTTCCTGCCGGAACCGAATGGCGACAATCCGAGCGCCAAGATCAAACAGGTGGCTTCTGGGCGTTTCGGTGTAACGGCCGAATACCTTAACGCCTGCGAGGAGTTGGAGATCAAGGTCGCGCAAGGCGCCAAGCCCGGCGAAGGCGGGCAGTTGCCGGGGATGAAGGTCACGGCGCTGATCGCGCGCTTGCGGCACAGCACACCCGGGGTGACGCTGATTTCGCCGCCGCCGCACCATGACATCTATTCGATCGAAGACCTTGCGCAGCTGATCTATGACCTGAAACAGATCAACCCGCGGGCCAAGGTGACGGTCAAGCTGGTGTCGGCCTCTGGCGTCGGGACGATTGCGGCGGGTGTGGCCAAGGCCAAGGCGGATGTGATCCTGATTTCAGGCCACAATGGCGGGACGGGGGCTTCGCCGGGGACATCGATCAAATACGCTGGCCTGCCGTGGGAGATGGGCCTGACCGAAGCGCATCAGGTGCTGAGCATGAACAACCTGCGCGAGCGGGTGACCTTGCGCACCGATGGCGGGCTGCGGACGGGTCGCGATGTGGTGATGGCAGCCATGCTGGGGGCCGAGGAATACGGCATCGGCACAGCGGCGCTGATCGCCATGGGCTGCATCATGGTGCGCCAGTGCCAGAGCAATACCTGCCCCGTCGGCGTCTGCACCCAGAACGAGGCTTTGCGCCAGAAGTTCACGGGCAGCGCGGACAAGGTGGTGAACCTGATCACCTTCTACGCGCAGGAAGTGCGCGAGATCCTCGCCAGCATCGGCGCGCGGTCGATGGACGAGATCATCGGGCGGGCGGACCTGCTCACGCAGGTGTCGCGCGGGTCGGCCAATCTGGATGACCTTGACCTGAACCCGCTGCTGATCACGGTCGATGGGGCGCAGAAGATCACCTACGACCGTTCGAAACCGCGCAATGCGGTGCCGGATACGCTTGATGCCGAGATCATCCGCGACGGTGCGCGCTTCTTCGAAGACGGCGAGAAGATGCAGCTTTCCTATGCGGTGC
Protein-coding sequences here:
- the gltB gene encoding glutamate synthase large subunit; this encodes MTLYDDAWVKAEEAKRAWLDANGLYKADDEHSSCGVGLVVSISGKPTRKVVENGINALKAIWHRGAVDADGKTGDGAGIHVQIPVKFFHDQVRRTGHEPDMGKLIAVGQVFLPRTDFGAQERCRTIVEAEVLRMGHYIYGWRHVPVNTEVLGDKANATRPEIEQILIRCDKNIDDEQFERELYIIRRRIEKAAIAAQIQGLYLCSLSCRSIIYKGMMLAEQVAVFYPDLMDERFESSFAIYHQRYSTNTFPQWWLAQPFRMLAHNGEINTLKGNVNWMRSHEIRMASSAFGEAAEDIKPIIPSGTSDSGALDAVFEVLVRSGRSAPMAKTMLVPEAWSKATTDMPKAWADMYAYCNAVMEPWDGPAALAMTDGRWVCGGLDRNGLRPMRYVITGDGLLIAGSEAGMVPVDETTIREKGALGPGQMIAVDMRDGKLYHDAEMKDRLAAANPYGEWIEKVVELNALLRDVPEAAVFSGADLRKRQIAAGYTVEELEQVLAPMAEDGKEMIASMGDDTPAAVLSSVYRPLSHFFRQNFSQVTNPPIDSLREGRVMSLKTRFGNLRNVLDENSSQTEILVLESPFIANSEFDVLVKRFGDQVAFIDCTFPVGSSLDDLRQGLERIRAEAEDAVRSGAGQLILTDEHQGPQKVGMPMILATSAVHSWLTSKGLRTFCSVNVRSAECIDPHYFAVLIGCGATTVNAYLAQDSIADRISRGLIEGSLTDAMRRYRDAIDAGLLKIMSKMGISVVSSYRGGLNFEAVGLSRAMVAEYFPGMHSRISGIGLHGIEQKVEEVHAKGWLGGADVLPIGGFYKARRSGEKHAWEAQTMHMLQAACDRASYDLWKQFSAAMRANPPIHLRDLLDIKSLGKPVPIEEVESITSIRKRFVTPGMSLGALSPEAHKTLNVAMNRIGAKSDSGEGGEDPAHFLPEPNGDNPSAKIKQVASGRFGVTAEYLNACEELEIKVAQGAKPGEGGQLPGMKVTALIARLRHSTPGVTLISPPPHHDIYSIEDLAQLIYDLKQINPRAKVTVKLVSASGVGTIAAGVAKAKADVILISGHNGGTGASPGTSIKYAGLPWEMGLTEAHQVLSMNNLRERVTLRTDGGLRTGRDVVMAAMLGAEEYGIGTAALIAMGCIMVRQCQSNTCPVGVCTQNEALRQKFTGSADKVVNLITFYAQEVREILASIGARSMDEIIGRADLLTQVSRGSANLDDLDLNPLLITVDGAQKITYDRSKPRNAVPDTLDAEIIRDGARFFEDGEKMQLSYAVRNTLRTIGTRASSHIVRKFGMRNSLQSDHLTVKLTGSCGQSLGAFAVRGLKIEVQGDANDYVGKGLSGGTITVRPMMSSPLLAEENTIIGNTVLYGATDGFLFASGRAGERFAVRNSGAKVVVEGCGSNGCEYMTGGVAVVLGRIGANFGAGMTGGMAYVYDPQGVAEDFMNLESLVTCGIGHPHWEAQLRGLIERHAAETGSQIAVRILAEWESEKRNFLQICPKEMLMHLPHPLTDEAAKVPAE